The following coding sequences are from one Desulfovibrio psychrotolerans window:
- a CDS encoding head-tail joining protein yields the protein MAMQEDFTDFLDIEEFAVKVQAENPARTFAAIFDNQGTLTTIGSVELETTAPTLTCRYSDVQDFARGETLCTVQGKVFDVDRVEPDGTGMAMVILIP from the coding sequence ATGGCTATGCAGGAAGACTTTACCGACTTCCTGGACATTGAAGAGTTCGCCGTAAAGGTGCAGGCAGAAAACCCTGCCCGCACCTTTGCGGCGATTTTCGATAACCAGGGAACGCTTACAACCATCGGCAGCGTGGAGCTTGAAACAACGGCCCCCACATTGACCTGCAGGTACAGCGATGTGCAAGACTTCGCACGCGGCGAAACGCTTTGCACCGTGCAAGGCAAGGTCTTTGACGTGGATCGGGTGGAACCGGACGGAACCGGAATGGCTATGGTCATACTGATACCATGA